A region from the Rhodospirillaceae bacterium genome encodes:
- a CDS encoding ion transporter has protein sequence MNKLHDKLGKLYNGRSRQAVRFRYGLLAFDIATITFFIATSMVEITPLIITLDFILAAILSVDFVIRLWIEKDRPRYMMQLMTWVDLIVIATLLAPVLTGNFAFLRVMRALRLLRSYHVLKDLRSEFKFFARNEDIIHSITNLLVFIFFITAIVYVLEERINPEISTYMDALYFTVATLTTTGFGDITLHDDMGRVLSVVIMVFGVALFLRLVQTIFQPAKVRYKCPTCGLKRHDPDAIHCKHCGEGLNIETEGS, from the coding sequence ATGAATAAACTGCACGACAAACTTGGAAAACTTTACAACGGGCGATCCCGTCAGGCGGTTCGATTTCGTTACGGGCTACTGGCCTTCGATATCGCCACTATCACCTTTTTTATCGCCACCTCCATGGTCGAGATAACGCCGCTTATCATTACCCTGGATTTTATCCTGGCAGCTATTTTGTCGGTGGATTTCGTGATCCGCCTGTGGATCGAAAAAGACCGTCCCCGCTACATGATGCAATTGATGACGTGGGTCGATTTGATCGTCATTGCAACCCTGCTGGCGCCGGTGCTGACCGGTAATTTTGCCTTCCTGCGGGTGATGCGGGCCCTTCGCTTGCTGCGCTCCTATCACGTTCTTAAAGACCTGCGAAGCGAGTTTAAATTCTTCGCCCGCAATGAAGACATCATCCATTCGATCACCAACCTGCTCGTCTTTATCTTCTTCATCACGGCCATCGTTTACGTTCTTGAAGAGCGCATAAACCCTGAAATTTCCACCTACATGGATGCCCTGTATTTCACCGTCGCCACCCTGACGACCACCGGTTTTGGCGACATCACCCTGCACGACGACATGGGGCGGGTGCTTTCGGTGGTGATTATGGTGTTTGGGGTGGCGCTGTTCCTGCGCCTTGTGCAGACCATCTTTCAACCGGCAAAAGTGCGCTACAAATGCCCGACCTGTGGCCTCAAGCGTCACGACCCGGATGCCATCCACTGTAAGCATTGTGGTGAGGGTCTGAATATCGAAACCGAAGGTTCTTAA
- the metH gene encoding methionine synthase — protein MIDMNNPIQKLLTERILVLDGAMGTMIQDRKLVEADYRGQLFADHGQDLKGNNDLLSLTMPDLIKELHGAFLDAGSDIVETNTFNATTISQADYGLEGRVREMNVASARLARQAADEAQAKTPNKPRFVAGVLGPTNRTASISPDVNDPGYRNILFDDLVAAYAEQIDGLLEGGADLLLIETVFDTLNCKAAIYAVLKYFDDHDIHVPVMVSGTITDASGRTLTGQTPEAFWNSVAHVKPISIGFNCALGAKDLRPHVQAVSNVAQIAVSVHPNAGLPNEFGGYDDSPEYMADMLKEFALSGLVNIVGGCCGTTPGHINAIAAAVDGIKPRLYASPDGHAHLSGLEPLSIDDVTGFINIGERTNVAGSAKFARLIREGEYETALDIARGQVESGAQIIDVNVDDAMLDAEKEMHTFLNLLGSEPDISRVPVMIDSSKWPVIVAGLKCVQGKGVVNSISMKEGEDIFANQAREVLRYGAAVIVMAFDKQGQADSFERMIDICGRSYKVLTERVGFAPEDIIFDPNIFPIATGIDEHRNFSVDYIRACAWIKENLPGASISGGVSNMSFSFRGNNPVREAMHSVFLYHAINAGMTMGIVNAGQLAIYADIPEELRERVEDVVLNRRDDATERLLDVADATKGIAAKDMVPDLSWREAPVAGRLEHALVKGITEYVVEDTEEARQATDRAIEVIEGPLMDGMNVVGDLFGSGQMFLPQVVKSARVMKQAVAHLLPFIESEKKASGDSSSAKGKILMATVKGDVHDIGKNIVGVVLQCNNFEVIDLGVMVPYAKILEVAKQENVDMIGLSGLITPSLDEMCTVAAEMQRAELDIPLLIGGATTSPVHTAVKIAPNYEGPIVHVNDASRAVGVATNLLSDSSRIEYVAGVAADYEDLRERHANRNRSGRQHTLEAARQARLNIDWSNAAPPKPTFLGVKTFENYDLTHLVECIDWTPFFRTWEMKGNYPAILEDETSGEAARALFHDALAMLEKIIEEKWLDASAVIGFFPANTVGHDDVELYKDDSRTDVASTLHFLRQQMLKNSDRANFSLADFIAPRETKVADYIGGFAVTTGHGMRERVEAFKAANDDYNAILLEALTDRLAEAFAEHMHQRVRREFWAYAVHEDLANEELIKEKYQGIRPAPGYPACPDHTEKSTLFNLLDAEAQAGISLTESMAMLPAASVSGFYFAHPEAQYFGIGKISKDQLEDYATRKGISIEEAERWLAPSLDYER, from the coding sequence ATAATTGATATGAACAACCCGATCCAAAAACTACTGACCGAACGCATCCTTGTCCTTGATGGGGCGATGGGGACGATGATCCAGGACAGAAAACTGGTTGAAGCTGATTACAGGGGCCAGTTGTTTGCAGATCATGGCCAGGACTTGAAGGGTAACAATGATTTGTTGAGCCTGACCATGCCTGATCTGATCAAGGAATTGCACGGCGCGTTCCTTGATGCCGGTTCTGATATTGTTGAAACCAACACCTTCAATGCGACGACGATTTCTCAAGCCGATTACGGGCTTGAAGGCCGGGTCCGCGAAATGAACGTTGCTTCGGCCCGTCTTGCCCGACAGGCTGCTGACGAGGCGCAGGCGAAAACGCCGAATAAACCGCGCTTTGTCGCCGGTGTCCTGGGGCCGACCAATCGAACCGCTTCCATATCGCCTGATGTCAATGATCCGGGTTATCGCAATATCCTGTTTGATGATCTGGTCGCAGCATACGCGGAGCAAATAGATGGATTGCTTGAAGGCGGGGCTGATCTTCTGTTGATCGAAACCGTGTTCGACACCTTGAACTGCAAGGCCGCTATTTATGCTGTGTTGAAATATTTTGATGACCACGACATCCATGTCCCGGTGATGGTGTCGGGAACCATTACCGATGCTTCGGGACGCACCCTGACCGGGCAAACACCCGAAGCGTTCTGGAATTCCGTCGCCCATGTAAAACCCATCAGCATCGGCTTCAATTGCGCCCTCGGTGCCAAGGATTTGCGTCCCCATGTGCAGGCGGTTTCAAACGTCGCTCAGATCGCCGTCAGCGTCCACCCCAATGCCGGTCTGCCTAATGAATTCGGCGGCTATGACGATAGCCCGGAATATATGGCCGATATGCTCAAGGAATTCGCCTTAAGCGGCCTTGTCAATATTGTCGGCGGTTGTTGCGGCACCACGCCGGGTCACATCAACGCCATTGCAGCGGCGGTTGATGGTATCAAGCCTCGGCTCTATGCCAGCCCTGACGGTCATGCCCATTTGTCCGGGCTGGAACCCTTAAGCATTGATGACGTCACAGGCTTTATCAATATTGGTGAGCGTACCAATGTTGCCGGTTCAGCCAAGTTTGCCCGGCTGATCCGCGAAGGCGAATATGAAACGGCACTTGATATCGCCCGGGGTCAGGTCGAAAGCGGGGCCCAGATTATCGACGTCAATGTGGACGATGCCATGCTTGATGCAGAGAAGGAAATGCACACGTTCCTGAACCTTTTGGGCTCCGAACCCGATATCAGCCGGGTGCCGGTGATGATTGATTCGTCGAAATGGCCGGTTATTGTCGCCGGGCTTAAATGTGTGCAGGGCAAGGGGGTGGTAAACTCGATCAGCATGAAGGAAGGCGAGGATATCTTCGCCAACCAGGCGCGAGAGGTTTTGCGTTACGGTGCCGCCGTTATCGTCATGGCCTTTGACAAGCAGGGTCAGGCCGATAGTTTTGAGCGGATGATCGACATTTGCGGGCGTTCCTACAAAGTGCTGACCGAGCGGGTTGGCTTCGCGCCTGAAGATATTATTTTCGACCCCAATATTTTCCCTATTGCCACGGGCATTGACGAGCATCGCAATTTCTCTGTCGATTACATTCGTGCCTGCGCCTGGATTAAAGAAAATCTTCCCGGCGCCTCCATTTCCGGTGGCGTTTCAAACATGTCGTTCTCGTTCCGCGGCAACAACCCGGTACGCGAGGCCATGCACTCGGTGTTTCTCTACCACGCCATTAACGCCGGTATGACCATGGGTATCGTCAACGCCGGTCAGTTGGCGATTTATGCGGATATCCCCGAGGAACTTCGCGAACGGGTTGAAGACGTGGTTCTTAACCGCCGTGATGATGCCACCGAACGCTTGCTTGATGTTGCCGACGCTACCAAAGGCATCGCCGCCAAGGACATGGTCCCTGACTTAAGCTGGCGCGAAGCCCCCGTTGCGGGGCGACTGGAACACGCCCTGGTCAAAGGGATCACGGAATACGTGGTCGAGGATACCGAAGAAGCCCGTCAGGCTACGGATCGCGCCATCGAGGTTATTGAAGGGCCGCTGATGGATGGCATGAATGTGGTCGGCGACCTGTTCGGTTCGGGTCAAATGTTCCTGCCGCAGGTGGTTAAATCGGCGCGGGTGATGAAACAGGCGGTGGCCCATTTGCTGCCGTTTATCGAGTCCGAAAAGAAAGCCTCCGGCGACAGCTCGTCGGCCAAGGGCAAAATTCTGATGGCGACGGTCAAGGGCGATGTTCATGACATCGGCAAAAACATTGTCGGCGTGGTTCTGCAATGCAACAACTTCGAGGTCATCGATCTGGGCGTCATGGTTCCCTATGCCAAAATTCTGGAAGTCGCCAAACAGGAAAATGTCGATATGATCGGCCTGTCCGGCCTGATTACGCCGTCGCTCGATGAAATGTGTACAGTTGCCGCCGAAATGCAGCGCGCAGAATTGGATATACCGCTTCTGATCGGCGGGGCGACCACTTCGCCGGTTCATACGGCGGTCAAGATTGCGCCCAATTATGAAGGCCCCATCGTCCACGTCAACGATGCGTCACGCGCCGTCGGCGTCGCAACCAACCTGCTATCTGACAGTTCGCGTATAGAATATGTGGCCGGGGTGGCCGCCGATTATGAGGATTTGCGTGAACGCCATGCCAATCGCAACCGCAGCGGACGTCAACATACGCTGGAAGCGGCCCGGCAGGCCCGGTTGAACATCGACTGGTCGAACGCAGCGCCGCCCAAGCCAACTTTTTTAGGCGTCAAAACTTTTGAAAATTACGATTTAACCCATTTGGTCGAATGCATCGACTGGACGCCATTCTTCCGAACCTGGGAGATGAAGGGAAACTATCCGGCAATTCTGGAAGACGAGACCAGCGGTGAGGCGGCGCGGGCGCTGTTTCACGACGCCCTGGCCATGCTCGAGAAAATCATTGAAGAGAAATGGCTCGATGCCAGCGCCGTTATCGGCTTTTTTCCTGCCAACACAGTCGGTCATGACGATGTGGAATTGTATAAAGACGACAGCCGTACCGATGTTGCCTCGACGTTGCATTTTCTGCGCCAGCAGATGCTTAAGAATTCCGATCGCGCCAATTTCTCGCTGGCTGACTTCATCGCCCCCAGGGAAACCAAGGTCGCCGATTACATCGGCGGTTTTGCCGTGACCACGGGTCATGGAATGCGCGAGCGGGTCGAGGCCTTTAAGGCGGCAAACGATGATTATAACGCGATTTTGCTCGAAGCCCTGACCGACCGTCTGGCAGAGGCTTTCGCCGAACACATGCACCAGCGGGTGCGCCGGGAATTCTGGGCCTACGCGGTCCACGAAGATTTGGCCAACGAAGAGCTGATCAAGGAAAAATACCAGGGCATCCGCCCGGCCCCGGGTTACCCTGCGTGCCCGGACCACACGGAGAAATCGACCCTGTTCAATTTGCTTGATGCGGAGGCGCAGGCCGGCATTTCGTTGACCGAAAGCATGGCCATGCTGCCGGCGGCCTCGGTATCCGGCTTCTATTTCGCCCACCCGGAAGCGCAATACTTCGGCATCGGTAAAATCTCAAAAGACCAGCTCGAAGACTACGCCACCCGCAAAGGGATCAGCATAGAAGAAGCCGAACGCTGGCTGGCCCCAAGTTTGGATTATGAGCGGTAG
- the fetB gene encoding iron export ABC transporter permease subunit FetB, which translates to MTFIALGYADLVIASLLLLLSGLLSIFLRLGIERQIGIAALRMVIQLMLIGLVLKFLFQMVSPLWTGVAAAIMIALAGREVMARQKRKFSGWWTYGLGTSSLMIACSIVTVLALTTQIRPEPWFDPRFAIPILGMILGNTMNGVSIGLDRLMSSAVEGRAIIETRLSLGHDRVRAFKPLVQESVRAGLIHIINAMSAAGLISLPGMMTGQILAGVDPTEAVKYQILIMFLIAGSTALGTLAAVVFAARRLTDSRHRLRLDRLA; encoded by the coding sequence ATGACCTTCATCGCCCTTGGCTACGCCGACCTTGTCATTGCCTCGTTGTTACTGCTGCTCAGTGGTCTGCTGTCCATATTTCTGCGTTTGGGAATAGAGCGGCAGATCGGCATCGCCGCCCTGCGCATGGTCATTCAATTGATGTTGATCGGTCTGGTTTTAAAGTTCCTCTTTCAAATGGTCTCGCCGTTGTGGACCGGGGTCGCAGCGGCGATCATGATTGCCCTTGCCGGACGCGAGGTGATGGCCCGGCAAAAACGCAAGTTTTCCGGCTGGTGGACTTATGGGCTTGGTACATCAAGCCTGATGATTGCCTGTTCCATCGTCACCGTGCTCGCCCTGACCACCCAGATCAGGCCGGAACCCTGGTTTGACCCGCGTTTCGCCATACCGATTCTTGGTATGATATTGGGCAACACCATGAACGGCGTTTCTATTGGTCTGGACAGGTTGATGAGCTCTGCCGTTGAGGGACGGGCCATCATCGAAACACGGCTGTCACTGGGCCATGACCGGGTGCGGGCATTCAAACCGCTGGTTCAGGAATCCGTGCGCGCCGGGCTTATTCACATCATCAACGCCATGTCGGCAGCCGGGTTGATATCGCTACCCGGCATGATGACGGGGCAAATTCTGGCCGGTGTCGACCCGACCGAGGCCGTTAAATACCAGATTTTGATCATGTTCCTGATCGCCGGTTCGACAGCCCTTGGCACCCTGGCCGCCGTGGTCTTCGCCGCCCGTAGGCTGACCGACAGCCGTCACCGCCTGCGCCTGGACCGTTTGGCGTGA
- a CDS encoding ABC transporter substrate-binding protein, translating into MTIWRPLISFLPAFIVLAGLSFSPHPALSASFEEEATTFVQELAEKAIRELTDKETPRIERIERFRAYFNDHFAVSGIGKWILGRHWRKASEAERAEYLKLFEDLMVVSYVDRFAAYVGEPLHIHKATLLDEKNVTVFSDIHQKDGVSAVRVDWRVARKDELLKVVDVIVEGTSMSNTLRSDFGSIIRQRGGKVAGLLEALREKTDTLNKEEDG; encoded by the coding sequence ATGACAATCTGGCGTCCCTTGATTTCCTTTCTGCCCGCTTTCATCGTATTGGCCGGGCTTTCTTTTTCGCCACATCCAGCCTTGTCGGCCTCCTTTGAAGAGGAAGCAACAACCTTCGTTCAAGAGCTGGCCGAAAAGGCGATCCGGGAACTAACCGATAAGGAAACGCCACGGATTGAGCGCATCGAACGCTTTCGGGCATACTTCAATGATCATTTCGCCGTAAGCGGCATCGGTAAATGGATATTAGGCCGCCATTGGCGTAAGGCCAGTGAAGCAGAGCGTGCCGAATACCTGAAACTTTTTGAAGACCTGATGGTGGTTTCCTACGTAGATCGTTTTGCCGCCTACGTTGGGGAGCCCCTGCATATTCACAAAGCCACCCTACTGGACGAAAAAAACGTCACGGTGTTTTCCGACATTCACCAGAAAGATGGCGTCAGCGCCGTGCGGGTTGACTGGCGGGTTGCCCGTAAGGACGAACTTTTAAAGGTCGTCGATGTGATTGTTGAGGGTACTTCCATGAGCAACACGCTGCGCTCGGATTTTGGTTCAATCATCCGTCAGCGCGGCGGCAAGGTTGCAGGCTTGCTTGAAGCCCTGCGTGAAAAAACCGACACCCTTAATAAAGAAGAAGACGGCTAG
- a CDS encoding ATP-binding cassette domain-containing protein — translation MLSIRNLAGTGIGPIDLKLAGGEVAAITGASGAGKSLLLRAIADLDPNEGEIMLDGEERSTMPAPNWRAQVAYVAAETSWWAERVGDHFEEKRSATQLLEQVGLGESVLDWSIPRVSTGEKQRLALVRSLVGKPRVLLLDEPTSALDATNRQLVEQLLIGRLGEGTSIIIVTHDPEQAKRLKAKRYHLEAGVLEASP, via the coding sequence ATGCTGAGCATCCGCAATCTTGCCGGAACCGGCATTGGCCCCATCGACCTGAAACTGGCCGGTGGCGAGGTGGCGGCCATCACCGGTGCCTCGGGGGCCGGCAAATCCTTGTTGCTTCGCGCCATCGCCGATCTGGATCCCAACGAAGGGGAGATTATGCTTGATGGCGAGGAGCGCTCAACAATGCCCGCCCCAAACTGGCGCGCCCAAGTCGCCTACGTCGCCGCCGAGACCAGCTGGTGGGCGGAACGGGTTGGCGATCACTTTGAAGAAAAGCGATCCGCGACACAGCTGCTGGAGCAAGTCGGCCTGGGGGAAAGCGTCCTTGACTGGTCAATCCCAAGAGTATCCACAGGCGAGAAACAACGCCTCGCCCTGGTCCGTTCACTTGTCGGCAAGCCCCGGGTTTTACTTCTGGATGAACCAACCTCCGCCCTGGACGCTACCAATCGGCAACTTGTCGAACAGCTGCTTATCGGACGGCTTGGTGAGGGAACATCCATTATCATCGTCACCCATGACCCGGAACAGGCCAAACGCTTAAAGGCCAAACGCTATCATCTTGAAGCCGGGGTTTTGGAGGCCAGCCCATGA
- a CDS encoding VacJ family lipoprotein, with translation MLIRLLETVTKSRLGSRFLVLAFASVLMVGCATAPDSNDPEAVAEYQEINDPAEPTMRAIFAFNQALDTAVLKPVSNVYRNVAPDKVRTGVHNFLNHLRTPVIFFNDVLQGEFESAITTLVRFLINTTAGIFGLNDTASDLGIEFKNEDFGQTLAVWNMPEGPYLMLPVFGPSNPRDAIGRVVDFFIDPLNIWARNNNEDWTIPTRTAVDAIDFRALHYDAIEDLEKSSLDFYATIRSLYRQRRTDEINNGEVDPSTAVPSIGQFMDDEPEPRTNDEISQTN, from the coding sequence ATGCTTATTCGCTTATTGGAAACAGTCACCAAATCCCGGTTAGGCTCACGCTTCCTGGTTCTGGCTTTTGCTTCTGTGCTGATGGTTGGTTGCGCAACAGCGCCCGATTCCAACGATCCCGAGGCCGTCGCTGAATATCAGGAGATCAATGATCCCGCAGAGCCAACCATGCGAGCGATTTTCGCCTTCAATCAGGCTCTCGACACGGCCGTTCTGAAACCGGTTTCCAATGTTTACCGTAACGTTGCACCTGATAAGGTTCGTACTGGCGTTCATAATTTCCTCAACCATCTGCGCACCCCGGTGATTTTCTTCAACGATGTCCTGCAGGGCGAGTTTGAGAGCGCCATCACCACCCTGGTGCGCTTCCTGATCAACACCACAGCTGGTATATTTGGCCTTAACGATACCGCTAGCGATTTGGGCATCGAGTTCAAGAACGAAGACTTCGGCCAAACCCTGGCTGTCTGGAACATGCCCGAAGGCCCTTACCTGATGTTACCGGTCTTTGGTCCCTCCAACCCGCGTGACGCCATCGGCCGGGTTGTCGATTTCTTTATTGATCCACTTAACATATGGGCCAGAAATAACAATGAAGACTGGACCATCCCGACGCGCACCGCCGTTGATGCAATCGATTTCAGAGCCCTTCATTACGACGCCATTGAAGATCTTGAAAAATCCTCTCTTGATTTCTACGCGACCATTCGCAGTCTCTACCGTCAGCGCCGAACAGACGAAATCAACAACGGCGAGGTTGATCCTTCGACGGCTGTCCCAAGCATTGGGCAATTCATGGACGACGAACCGGAACCGCGCACCAACGACGAGATTTCACAAACTAACTAG
- the metF gene encoding methylenetetrahydrofolate reductase, translating into MIVALPLPEGVKVSFEFFPPATEKAEASLWSCIDRLSPVKPSFVSVTYGAGGTTRERTHETVVKIAKETNLEAAAHLTCVGSHRQEIDDIAKRYWQAGIRHIVALRGDAPEGAGSYQANPDGYAYASDLVSGLKKVADFEISVAAYPESHPESKNPEADLDNLKRKIDAGATRAITQYFFEPETYLRFLERARAAGIHVPIVPGILPVTNITQVKKFSKLSGTTVPDWLTELFDGLDDDPETRKLIAASVAAEQCRILHASGVNDFHFYTLNRADLTYAICHILGVRK; encoded by the coding sequence ATGATCGTCGCATTGCCGCTGCCTGAAGGAGTCAAAGTCTCATTTGAATTTTTCCCTCCTGCCACCGAAAAAGCCGAAGCATCCCTGTGGTCCTGTATCGACAGATTGTCCCCGGTTAAACCATCGTTTGTATCGGTGACCTACGGGGCAGGGGGAACGACCCGTGAGCGAACCCACGAAACCGTCGTCAAGATCGCCAAGGAAACCAACCTGGAAGCGGCTGCCCACCTGACCTGCGTTGGATCCCACCGTCAGGAAATCGACGACATCGCCAAACGTTATTGGCAAGCTGGCATTCGTCACATCGTCGCCTTGCGTGGCGATGCGCCCGAAGGTGCAGGGTCGTATCAAGCAAATCCGGACGGCTACGCTTATGCCTCCGATCTGGTGTCGGGTCTGAAAAAAGTCGCTGATTTTGAAATCAGTGTCGCCGCTTACCCTGAAAGCCATCCGGAATCGAAAAACCCGGAAGCAGATCTTGATAACCTGAAGCGAAAAATCGATGCCGGGGCGACCCGTGCCATCACCCAGTATTTCTTTGAACCTGAAACCTATCTCAGGTTCCTTGAGCGGGCCCGCGCGGCTGGCATTCATGTGCCTATCGTTCCGGGCATCCTGCCGGTGACAAACATTACACAGGTGAAAAAATTCTCGAAATTGAGCGGCACCACTGTTCCTGACTGGTTGACCGAATTATTTGACGGTCTGGATGATGACCCGGAAACACGCAAACTTATCGCCGCCTCGGTTGCCGCCGAACAATGCCGCATTCTGCATGCCAGCGGCGTCAACGATTTTCACTTTTACACTCTAAACCGCGCCGATCTGACGTATGCAATCTGTCACATTCTGGGCGTCAGGAAATAA
- a CDS encoding metalloregulator ArsR/SmtB family transcription factor, with protein MEPLLSALRAAAEPTRLRLLALCAHGELTVSELVGILGQSQPRVSRHLKLLTEAGLLERIREGSWVFHRQAQEGAAAHLAEQLNAMLPDHDGTLARDLERLSLVKNERERAAADYFRRNAESWDKLRSLHVDDSVVERVLLDMLDGRQIDELLDVGTGTGRMLELFGERLIKGEGIDLSREMLSVARANLERAGRNNCAVRQADMYQIPFQASAFDTVTMHQVLHFLDRPGRAVGEAARVLKAGGLLLLVDFAPHGEESLRDEHAHRRLGFDEAEVAAWFKASGMSLLKSEHLTGDPLTVAIWLGQKNDSGNSAS; from the coding sequence ATCGAACCCTTGTTGAGCGCCCTTCGTGCGGCGGCGGAGCCGACCCGGCTGCGTCTGCTGGCGTTGTGTGCCCATGGTGAGTTGACGGTCAGTGAGCTCGTTGGAATATTGGGACAAAGCCAACCCAGGGTGTCCCGACATTTGAAATTGCTCACCGAAGCAGGGTTGCTTGAGCGCATTCGGGAAGGCAGTTGGGTGTTCCACAGGCAGGCGCAGGAAGGCGCTGCTGCCCATCTGGCCGAGCAGTTAAATGCGATGTTGCCCGATCATGACGGGACGCTTGCTCGGGATCTGGAACGTTTGTCGCTGGTTAAAAATGAGCGTGAACGGGCGGCGGCTGATTATTTTCGCCGTAATGCAGAAAGCTGGGACAAACTGCGCTCTTTGCATGTCGATGACAGTGTTGTTGAGCGGGTCTTGCTCGACATGCTTGACGGGCGCCAAATTGATGAACTGCTGGATGTCGGAACTGGTACAGGACGTATGTTGGAGCTTTTTGGGGAGCGCCTGATCAAGGGCGAGGGGATTGATCTTTCACGGGAAATGTTGAGCGTCGCGCGGGCCAATCTTGAGCGGGCAGGACGCAATAATTGCGCTGTGCGTCAGGCTGATATGTATCAAATTCCTTTTCAGGCGAGCGCCTTCGACACGGTGACCATGCATCAGGTCCTACATTTTCTTGATCGTCCCGGCCGGGCTGTGGGCGAGGCGGCGCGTGTGCTAAAGGCGGGCGGTCTGCTTTTACTGGTTGATTTTGCTCCCCATGGCGAGGAAAGCCTGCGCGATGAACATGCCCACCGGCGTCTGGGTTTTGATGAAGCCGAAGTAGCCGCATGGTTCAAGGCAAGCGGCATGTCCTTGTTGAAAAGCGAGCATCTGACGGGCGACCCGCTGACGGTCGCCATCTGGTTGGGGCAAAAGAATGACAGTGGAAATTCTGCATCATGA
- a CDS encoding aminotransferase class III-fold pyridoxal phosphate-dependent enzyme, translated as MNNVLNCTGHELKLPNIVDSDGAFVFDERGERYLDLESGIWCTPLGHKNAGVNAAITRQINLLTHAGFCFSNDIVEDAAKAVLSITGFQDGKCVFLSSGSEAIELARQLCKHITKKTVTMCLHDAYLGSFRSVTNRDDDWHLFDWSQCAVCPEREDCNSECPKLKNIPDDISEFVFEPGSASGFVRFPSVSLIRNIVDIIRAQGGKIIVNEVTTGMGRTGKWFGYNHYSIEPDLVTIGKGLGNGYPVSAVAINHETAGELEGGTFKYVQSHQNDPLGAAVARTVIKLLDEKGLIDRAAILGKKILQELETLTMSKHVTEVRGRGMMFAVEFAQKTVGDKIYDQLLDRGYIVCNRGGMFRLDPPLMIEESDILEFVSVFRGLLADI; from the coding sequence ATGAACAATGTCCTCAATTGTACGGGTCATGAACTGAAACTTCCCAATATCGTTGATAGCGACGGAGCCTTTGTATTCGATGAAAGGGGGGAACGCTATCTCGATCTGGAATCCGGCATTTGGTGTACGCCTTTGGGCCACAAGAACGCCGGGGTCAATGCGGCAATCACACGACAGATCAATTTGCTTACCCATGCCGGTTTCTGCTTTTCCAATGACATTGTTGAGGACGCCGCGAAGGCCGTTCTTTCCATTACCGGTTTTCAGGATGGCAAATGTGTATTTTTAAGTTCAGGCAGCGAAGCCATCGAACTAGCCCGACAATTATGCAAACACATCACAAAAAAAACTGTCACCATGTGCCTGCATGATGCCTACCTTGGATCTTTCCGTTCCGTTACTAACCGGGACGACGACTGGCATCTGTTTGACTGGAGCCAATGCGCGGTTTGCCCCGAAAGGGAAGATTGCAACAGCGAATGTCCAAAGCTGAAAAACATCCCTGATGATATTTCGGAGTTTGTTTTCGAACCAGGTAGCGCTTCCGGTTTTGTACGGTTTCCCAGTGTTTCACTGATAAGAAATATTGTTGACATTATCCGGGCGCAGGGCGGCAAGATCATTGTCAATGAAGTGACCACCGGAATGGGGCGGACCGGTAAATGGTTTGGTTACAACCATTACTCAATCGAACCCGATCTTGTAACCATCGGAAAAGGTCTCGGAAACGGCTACCCGGTCAGTGCTGTGGCCATCAATCACGAGACGGCAGGTGAGTTGGAAGGAGGGACTTTCAAGTACGTGCAATCTCACCAGAATGACCCACTAGGGGCCGCCGTTGCCCGTACGGTTATAAAGTTACTGGATGAAAAGGGATTGATCGACAGAGCGGCCATTTTGGGCAAAAAAATCCTGCAAGAACTAGAAACACTCACCATGAGCAAACACGTCACAGAGGTTCGCGGACGCGGTATGATGTTTGCTGTTGAGTTCGCGCAAAAAACAGTTGGCGACAAGATTTATGACCAGTTGTTGGATAGGGGCTACATTGTCTGCAACAGGGGAGGAATGTTTCGGCTCGACCCGCCACTGATGATAGAGGAATCGGATATCCTTGAATTTGTAAGTGTGTTCAGGGGCTTGTTGGCCGATATATGA